The genomic stretch CCTCGTTAACTTCTTCGCCGTTACCCAATACTCACGAGACGCCGGGGGGTTCCGGCAGTGACTGAAAAAAGGTGACGGGGCGTCAGGGACGTCGCTTCGATCATCTCGGGAAAAGGCGCCCCGAGGCGTCGGACGGGTTTAGCAATGGCTACGAAGCGCACCACGCTCGCACTGGCGATCATGTCTGCAGGACTTACGATCGCCGCCGCACCGGCACATGCCGGCGAAACGAACACCGCCGCCGCAGTTGGCGCCATCGACATGTCGAAGGTTTCCGGCGTTACCGAGAAGGGTGACGACGCGCAGTTCCAGCAGTTGTTCGCCAAGTGGGAAGAACTGGATCGCCCCGCACCGGCGCAGGCCGTGGTTTCCGTGCCGAGCCGTATGCCGCTCGACGATACCCGCCTGACCAGCGATTACGGCATGCGCACCCATCCGGTGCTCGGCGGCCGTCGCTCGCACAATGGCGTCGATCTCGCCGCGCCGACCGGCACGCCGATCTACGCCACTGCCGACGGCTACGTCAGCAAGGCCGAGTGGTTCTCCAGCTACGGCAAGTACGTCTCGATCGAACATGGCGCAGACCTGCAGACGCGCTTCGCCCACATGTCGGATATCGCCGTTACTTCGGGGACGCGCGTCAAGAAGGGCCAGCTGATCGGTTACGTCGGTTCGACCGGCCGCTCGACTGGCCCGCACCTGCATTATGAAGTCCGCATCGCCGGCAAGCCGGTCAATCCGGTTCCCTACATGGTCGAATCGGAAGCGCAGCGCGCCTATGCCCTTGCTATGGGTGAAGGCGGCCAGGGCGGCGGCGACGAATAAGGCAAACGCCTTTCGGGATTGATGAAAAGGGGCTGCGGAGCGATCCGCGGCCCCTTTTCTCATGCGCCCCAATTTTCCTTGCTCATGCGCGCATGTCGGGTAGGTTTCATCCGGCAACCGGACGAGTCCCGCCGATAGATGCGGACCGACGGAAAAGAGAGGAAGCCCATGCACCCGATCGTTCACGCGCAGGCGCGCCCCGACCATCCCGCCCTCATCATGGCCTCGAGCGGAGAGACCGTCACATACGGTGAGCTCGATGCCTATGCCAACCGCTTCGCCCAGCTGATGCGCGCGCGCGGATTGGGCCGCGGCGATCACGTCGCGATCCTGATGGAGAACAGCCCGCATTATCTGCAAATGGTCTGGGGCGCGCAGCGCAGCGGCATTATGATGGTGCCGATCTCCACCCGCCTGACTGCGCCGGAGATCTGCTACATCCTGCAGGACAGCGATACGAAGCTGCTGCTCACTTCGACCTATTTCGACGACGTGCTGGGCGACATCCGCGGCGAGTGCCCGGATATACCCATGCTGATTGCTGGCGGGGAGGGCGACGAGAGCCTGGAGGATGCGCTCGCAGCCCAGCCCGCAGAGCCGATCGCGGACCAGTTGCCCGGGCAGTACATGCTCTATTCCAGCGGCACGACCGGGCGGCCAAAGGGCGTGCGCCCCGCTCCGCCGGCGGATGAC from Qipengyuania profundimaris encodes the following:
- a CDS encoding M23 family metallopeptidase, whose protein sequence is MATKRTTLALAIMSAGLTIAAAPAHAGETNTAAAVGAIDMSKVSGVTEKGDDAQFQQLFAKWEELDRPAPAQAVVSVPSRMPLDDTRLTSDYGMRTHPVLGGRRSHNGVDLAAPTGTPIYATADGYVSKAEWFSSYGKYVSIEHGADLQTRFAHMSDIAVTSGTRVKKGQLIGYVGSTGRSTGPHLHYEVRIAGKPVNPVPYMVESEAQRAYALAMGEGGQGGGDE